One Lactobacillus sp. CBA3606 DNA segment encodes these proteins:
- the rlmD gene encoding 23S rRNA (uracil(1939)-C(5))-methyltransferase RlmD, with protein MKTTLPVYKDQVLDVEIMDLTYQGMGVAKVDNYPIFIENALPEEKMSIKVTKTTKNFAFGEIDQIKQVSPHRVNPKGRVYRQTGIAPLQHLEYSEQLKFKQHQIAELFTKIHMDDVEVLPTIGMENPTQYRNKAQVPVRQVQGKLTTGFYKKGSHQLMPIEDYYIQDPEIDKAIVIVRDILRKYHETPFDEFHHSGTIRTIMVRRGYYSHEMMIVIVTRTKHLPMADVVVEEIQAALPEVVSIIQNVNQKRTNVILGPVNNVLAGKSTINDQLLGLTFAISAQSFYQVNPQQTEKLYQLAIDQAKLTGNETVIDAYSGIGTISLTMAQHAKQVYGVEIVPAAIDNARQNADKNGISNAKFVLGSAEKVMAKWQEDGVKPDVVVVDPPRKGLDEAFIESAAAMAPKRVVYISCNPSTLVRDVQRFGEHGYHVSAPIQPVDQFPQTPHIESVTVLERN; from the coding sequence ATGAAAACCACTTTACCAGTTTATAAGGACCAAGTCTTAGATGTCGAGATTATGGATCTGACTTATCAAGGCATGGGGGTTGCTAAAGTCGACAACTATCCTATTTTTATTGAAAATGCCTTACCAGAAGAAAAGATGTCTATTAAGGTCACTAAAACGACGAAAAACTTTGCGTTTGGTGAAATTGACCAAATTAAACAAGTTAGTCCACATCGGGTGAACCCTAAAGGCCGGGTTTATCGTCAGACCGGGATCGCACCGTTACAACATTTGGAATACAGCGAACAATTAAAGTTCAAGCAACATCAGATTGCCGAATTATTCACTAAGATTCATATGGACGATGTGGAAGTCTTACCAACCATTGGGATGGAAAATCCAACGCAATATCGGAATAAGGCACAAGTTCCCGTCCGCCAAGTACAAGGTAAGTTAACGACTGGCTTTTACAAAAAAGGTAGCCATCAATTAATGCCAATCGAAGATTATTATATTCAAGACCCTGAGATTGATAAGGCGATTGTTATCGTGCGCGATATTTTACGGAAGTACCACGAAACGCCATTTGATGAATTTCATCATAGTGGGACGATTCGGACGATTATGGTGCGCCGGGGGTACTACAGTCATGAAATGATGATTGTGATTGTCACCCGGACGAAGCATTTGCCAATGGCTGATGTGGTTGTAGAAGAGATTCAAGCAGCTTTACCAGAAGTCGTTAGCATTATTCAGAATGTCAACCAAAAGCGGACTAACGTCATTTTAGGACCAGTTAACAACGTGCTAGCTGGTAAGTCCACTATTAATGACCAATTGTTAGGCTTGACGTTTGCGATTTCAGCGCAATCATTTTACCAAGTGAACCCACAACAAACTGAAAAGCTTTATCAGTTAGCTATCGACCAAGCTAAGTTGACCGGAAATGAAACTGTGATTGATGCCTATTCTGGGATTGGGACTATTTCATTAACCATGGCGCAACATGCTAAGCAAGTTTATGGGGTCGAAATTGTGCCTGCTGCGATTGATAATGCCCGCCAAAATGCAGATAAAAACGGCATTAGTAATGCTAAGTTTGTCTTGGGCAGTGCTGAAAAGGTGATGGCTAAGTGGCAAGAAGACGGCGTTAAACCGGATGTTGTTGTCGTTGATCCACCACGTAAAGGGCTTGATGAAGCCTTTATTGAAAGTGCTGCTGCCATGGCACCTAAGCGGGTGGTTTACATTAGTTGTAACCCATCGACTTTGGTTCGTGACGTACAACGCTTTGGCGAACATGGGTACCATGTGAGTGCGCCAATTCAACCAGTGGACCAATTCCCACAAACGCCACATATTGAAAGTGTTACGGTCTTAGAACGAAACTAA
- a CDS encoding DUF4811 domain-containing protein, with the protein MILIILIIGLLGFIVGFLALNHPVRQVLIGGGGLLVLTIAAIMMIGNDNWHWGMHTTTATTTTTLSSAVKNNYVSLLLYEPIKKSNTEKVYVYRTPSSTKQQHTAVSLTTTNHIATTTGTTAQLVTTTKRWTYNNNVWRELYRWTGTHQTLISHHNTFKVPSTWATLSVSQAKWLASQAKTIDAQAKTQVTAAVQAQVKQAVAAQPNMTKAQIAALTKTVTQKATAQAEQQAPAMITKLVKQAQARSIH; encoded by the coding sequence ATGATTTTAATTATCCTAATAATCGGTTTGCTCGGCTTTATTGTAGGCTTCTTAGCCTTGAATCACCCTGTTCGGCAGGTGCTGATTGGCGGTGGTGGTCTGCTGGTCTTAACTATCGCTGCCATCATGATGATTGGTAATGATAATTGGCATTGGGGCATGCACACGACGACGGCCACGACCACCACGACCTTAAGCTCTGCAGTTAAAAACAATTATGTTTCACTATTACTTTATGAACCCATTAAAAAATCCAACACTGAAAAAGTTTATGTTTACCGAACCCCGTCATCGACTAAACAACAGCACACCGCCGTTAGTTTGACGACCACTAACCACATTGCTACGACGACAGGCACGACGGCACAACTCGTCACGACGACGAAACGCTGGACTTATAATAACAACGTTTGGCGTGAACTCTATCGCTGGACTGGGACGCACCAGACCTTAATCAGTCATCACAATACTTTTAAAGTCCCGAGCACCTGGGCCACCTTAAGTGTGAGTCAAGCTAAATGGTTGGCTAGTCAGGCTAAAACAATTGACGCTCAGGCCAAAACGCAAGTTACGGCAGCTGTTCAGGCCCAAGTTAAGCAAGCTGTTGCCGCACAACCCAACATGACTAAGGCTCAGATTGCCGCCTTAACTAAAACTGTCACCCAAAAAGCCACCGCTCAGGCCGAACAACAAGCCCCAGCGATGATTACCAAATTAGTTAAACAAGCGCAAGCCCGGTCTATTCATTAA
- a CDS encoding MDR family MFS transporter yields the protein MDTNGKRYSQVWLTITLLLGTFCTALTTNMLVTAYPTLMARFSISSATVQWLTTGFLLVMGIMIPVSAWLLNNFSLRLIYTAALGCFLIGLIISYTAHNFQLILLGRLVQAIGIGITFPTIQTVLLVIFPPEKRGTMMGLGGIVIGLAPALGPTVSGWILDNASWRDLFGMMIPPVAIILVLACFTVRPVIPIKKSPIDAWAIALSTIGFGSLLYGFSSVGNHSWTSGIVIISIIIGLIFIGLFVWREWPRKAPLLNIRLLKIPSFTIASIITALANTAMIGVQVVLPMYLQNVRGLSPLDSGLTILPGALLYGLISLLSGRAYDKIGGRRLALMGMFLLTLGTLPFSMLTQHTPYTYIIFEYIILMSGVGLVTMPLTAASSIDLKGIQLSHGTAINSTMRQVTTSMGTAILGSVLANVTSNANPVKHLLHTAPLAYQKQAYSAAMQGFHAAFLVATAIGLVGLIFAFMVKDTPKGGKTV from the coding sequence ATGGATACCAATGGTAAACGTTACAGCCAAGTCTGGCTAACAATCACCTTATTACTGGGAACGTTTTGTACAGCGCTCACGACTAACATGCTCGTGACCGCTTATCCCACCTTAATGGCGCGCTTTTCAATTTCTAGCGCGACCGTACAATGGTTAACCACCGGCTTCTTGCTCGTTATGGGCATTATGATTCCGGTCAGCGCCTGGTTGCTCAATAATTTTAGTTTACGGCTCATTTATACCGCCGCTTTAGGTTGTTTTTTAATTGGCCTAATTATTAGTTACACCGCGCATAATTTCCAACTAATCTTACTCGGTCGGCTGGTACAAGCCATCGGGATTGGAATCACTTTTCCCACGATTCAAACCGTCCTCTTAGTCATCTTTCCACCGGAAAAACGTGGCACAATGATGGGGCTAGGCGGGATTGTCATCGGGCTAGCGCCAGCGTTAGGACCCACTGTTTCTGGTTGGATTCTTGACAATGCCAGCTGGCGAGATCTTTTTGGCATGATGATTCCACCGGTTGCCATTATTTTAGTGCTCGCTTGCTTTACAGTTAGACCGGTCATCCCGATTAAAAAATCCCCCATTGATGCCTGGGCAATCGCCTTATCGACCATTGGCTTTGGGAGCTTGTTATATGGCTTTTCATCCGTTGGTAATCACAGCTGGACATCCGGTATTGTCATTATCAGTATTATTATCGGCCTGATTTTTATTGGTTTATTTGTTTGGCGTGAATGGCCACGGAAAGCCCCATTATTAAACATCCGGCTCTTAAAAATCCCCTCATTTACAATTGCCTCCATTATCACCGCATTAGCCAATACTGCGATGATTGGGGTACAAGTTGTTTTGCCAATGTATCTGCAAAATGTCCGTGGACTCAGTCCGTTAGATTCTGGCTTAACGATTCTGCCAGGGGCCTTACTTTACGGCCTAATCAGTTTGCTTAGTGGCCGGGCCTATGACAAAATTGGTGGTCGGCGGTTGGCCTTAATGGGCATGTTCTTGTTAACGTTAGGCACGCTACCGTTTTCAATGCTCACACAGCACACGCCGTACACCTACATTATTTTTGAATACATTATCTTAATGAGTGGCGTGGGCTTAGTGACAATGCCATTAACTGCTGCCAGTTCGATTGATCTCAAAGGGATTCAACTCAGTCATGGGACCGCCATTAATAGTACGATGCGCCAAGTGACCACTTCCATGGGGACCGCCATTTTAGGGAGTGTCTTAGCGAACGTGACGAGTAATGCGAATCCCGTCAAACACTTGCTACACACGGCACCGTTAGCCTATCAAAAACAAGCTTACAGCGCTGCCATGCAAGGCTTTCACGCGGCCTTTCTCGTTGCAACGGCCATTGGCTTAGTGGGGCTAATCTTTGCCTTCATGGTTAAGGACACGCCTAAAGGAGGTAAAACCGTATGA
- a CDS encoding TetR/AcrR family transcriptional regulator encodes MIKRRTLTQAKVLATANQLIETNGLGGLTIRDLAMALDVRPQSIYNYVDSLSDLLDQVGLQFVQSVSDRLVDKLAETGEEEKLMVFAQEFRAACKQHVGLAPLLLNLKDDLKSPRTQKALIKLYQDMFRPLQLDDSARVENTLYRSTLFGFILQEIGGFFTMPADALDVRFTQTMQLAIDQEKLT; translated from the coding sequence ATGATAAAGAGAAGAACATTAACGCAAGCCAAGGTATTGGCAACCGCCAATCAATTAATTGAAACTAATGGATTGGGTGGATTGACCATCCGTGATTTGGCGATGGCCTTAGATGTCCGGCCACAATCAATTTATAATTATGTGGATAGTTTGAGTGATTTACTCGATCAGGTTGGGCTACAGTTCGTTCAGAGTGTTTCTGATCGTTTGGTCGATAAGCTAGCTGAAACCGGTGAAGAAGAAAAATTAATGGTTTTCGCACAAGAGTTTCGAGCAGCTTGTAAGCAACACGTGGGGTTAGCTCCATTATTGTTGAATTTAAAAGATGATTTGAAAAGTCCGCGTACCCAAAAAGCGTTGATTAAATTGTATCAAGATATGTTTCGGCCTTTGCAGCTCGATGATAGTGCTCGGGTTGAAAATACCTTATATCGGTCGACTTTATTTGGGTTTATTCTCCAAGAAATCGGCGGCTTCTTTACGATGCCAGCGGATGCATTAGACGTGCGTTTTACGCAAACGATGCAATTGGCTATCGATCAAGAAAAATTAACTTAA
- a CDS encoding PadR family transcriptional regulator produces the protein MKPAISKEIIRGHTTTIVLNILNQGDSYGYAIAKTIKTLSNAAYDINEATLYTVFRRLEKNGDITSYWGNETQGGRRKYYQISTQGQQTLAHNTEEWQFAKRVIDDLILGRIDKHE, from the coding sequence ATGAAGCCGGCGATTTCAAAAGAGATCATTCGTGGGCATACGACCACGATTGTCCTCAATATTTTAAATCAGGGTGATAGTTACGGTTATGCGATTGCGAAGACGATTAAGACGTTGAGCAATGCCGCTTACGATATCAATGAAGCCACGTTATATACCGTTTTTCGACGGTTAGAAAAAAATGGTGACATTACGAGTTATTGGGGAAATGAGACCCAAGGCGGTCGCCGTAAATATTATCAGATTTCAACTCAAGGCCAACAAACTTTGGCCCATAATACTGAAGAATGGCAATTTGCCAAACGTGTGATTGATGATTTGATTTTAGGAAGGATTGATAAGCATGAGTGA
- a CDS encoding DUF4097 family beta strand repeat-containing protein — MSEKIEQLVAMRLATYFKQQTMTPALAELKTELATDLNEAANDKLATSGSAEAAVAEAFSDFGDIHDLIAQVNAENGTNADLHAHRVVIDDDSLMIDDGETLKMDATGVSINHGAIKADASGLKLGKVVFNEDGINIEGRPGVKPNFGDPVQPLNLAGEYQDNLRLVNEQRFEVAALTTLSIAYRSARVKILPTVGADDEIIVREYMNHNNAAYYAQTTQVGSALSVAQGKVPFLIPLRVHVQIHVPAKFMGDLSVASRSGALLMAGLENLGVVSLRVVSGSCRIGTVSARALSADIVSGSLQLDQLRVTEQLGMLVKSGRLRLADVQAGQFTATATSGSIQGTQLVGGGSWNAKSGAIKLSFDRLTGDINLDAKSGAIKLALPADTSYWFELEAHSGRVVAPANAVKDHIADGYQAGQVGTTPHYQVKGRTTSGSIRLY, encoded by the coding sequence ATGAGTGAGAAGATTGAACAATTGGTGGCGATGCGCTTAGCCACGTATTTTAAGCAGCAGACGATGACCCCCGCTTTAGCGGAGTTAAAGACTGAATTAGCAACAGATTTAAATGAGGCGGCTAATGATAAGCTGGCAACGAGTGGTAGTGCTGAAGCGGCTGTAGCCGAAGCTTTTAGTGATTTTGGTGATATCCATGACTTGATTGCTCAAGTTAATGCTGAAAATGGAACGAATGCTGATTTACATGCCCATCGGGTGGTGATTGATGACGACAGTCTAATGATTGATGATGGTGAAACGCTAAAGATGGATGCGACGGGTGTTTCGATTAATCATGGCGCAATTAAGGCGGATGCGTCCGGTTTAAAGCTTGGTAAGGTCGTCTTTAATGAAGATGGGATTAATATTGAAGGGCGACCGGGCGTTAAGCCTAATTTTGGTGATCCCGTGCAACCGTTGAATTTGGCGGGGGAATATCAAGACAACCTGCGTTTGGTTAATGAACAGCGGTTTGAAGTGGCGGCGCTGACAACACTGTCGATTGCTTATCGTTCAGCACGGGTAAAAATTTTACCGACCGTGGGCGCAGATGATGAAATTATTGTGCGCGAATACATGAATCATAATAATGCCGCCTATTATGCGCAAACGACTCAAGTCGGAAGTGCTTTAAGTGTGGCCCAAGGTAAAGTGCCCTTCCTGATTCCATTACGGGTGCACGTTCAGATTCATGTGCCAGCTAAATTTATGGGGGACCTCAGTGTGGCTAGTCGCTCAGGTGCTTTGTTAATGGCCGGATTGGAAAATTTAGGCGTGGTGAGTTTACGGGTCGTTAGTGGCAGTTGTCGGATTGGAACGGTCAGCGCTCGTGCCTTAAGCGCCGACATCGTCTCGGGCAGCTTACAATTAGATCAATTGCGTGTGACTGAACAGTTAGGCATGCTAGTTAAGAGTGGCCGGTTACGGTTGGCCGATGTTCAAGCCGGCCAATTTACCGCAACCGCAACGAGTGGCAGTATTCAAGGTACGCAATTAGTTGGCGGTGGGAGTTGGAATGCCAAATCTGGTGCGATTAAACTTAGCTTTGATCGTTTAACGGGCGATATTAATTTGGATGCCAAAAGTGGCGCGATTAAGTTAGCCTTACCGGCCGATACCAGCTATTGGTTTGAGTTGGAGGCTCATAGTGGTCGCGTAGTTGCCCCCGCTAATGCAGTTAAGGATCATATTGCCGATGGCTATCAAGCGGGGCAAGTCGGTACGACGCCGCACTACCAAGTCAAAGGTCGGACGACATCGGGATCAATTCGATTATATTAA
- a CDS encoding PTS transporter subunit EIIC: MLGISEQQLIKRLVPTIVRMRQTNFYQIVQRTVMLTFPFVLIGSFSQIIQVTVLTKTGFIASIFHLSKWVPYYRYWHYPFDNLTNLTLNSVAVIAAFGAAKYHAKLHHRDDQLAGLTGAIALLLVAYRYTDQSHGIFTTALLGANGITGAILVGSVTGACFQWLGQPAPHTKVTVNPPILKRTLGALLPMTLVLGLAVGVSLILNWVFIVNYPEQLLGTVQKVATTSHSLWLTFSMAILTLLLEILGFAGPYQQRLMVSSPATTANLNYALSHHSAMHVPYPDTANTLYHAFGTFGGTGMLLALVIAIYLRGQQPHYRIVAKLGVLPALFNNNGPIMTGLPILYNPIYLIPFVLAPVVNMGLAALVIAAKWLPPMVYPVPIGTPGPLVAFIGTNGNWVALALGMIDLGLSVLIYLPFMRLAEATIQAAEVESRRREVTNHES, encoded by the coding sequence ATGTTGGGGATTAGTGAACAGCAATTAATTAAGCGATTAGTACCAACCATTGTGCGTATGCGGCAAACGAACTTTTATCAAATTGTGCAACGGACTGTTATGCTGACATTTCCATTTGTATTGATTGGCTCGTTTAGTCAAATTATTCAAGTGACGGTATTAACCAAAACAGGGTTCATCGCCAGTATTTTTCATTTATCGAAATGGGTGCCATATTATCGCTATTGGCATTATCCGTTTGATAATTTAACGAATTTAACGTTGAATAGTGTCGCTGTTATTGCGGCTTTTGGGGCGGCCAAGTATCACGCCAAATTGCACCACCGTGATGACCAGTTAGCTGGCTTGACTGGCGCAATTGCGCTATTGCTAGTGGCCTATCGGTATACCGACCAATCACATGGTATCTTTACCACGGCGCTGTTAGGGGCTAACGGGATTACCGGTGCCATTTTAGTGGGCAGCGTGACCGGTGCTTGCTTTCAGTGGCTAGGACAACCAGCACCGCACACTAAAGTAACGGTAAATCCGCCAATTTTAAAGCGTACGTTAGGGGCGTTATTGCCGATGACATTGGTCTTGGGACTGGCTGTCGGGGTCAGTTTAATTTTAAATTGGGTCTTTATTGTCAATTATCCGGAGCAATTATTAGGTACGGTTCAAAAAGTTGCGACCACGAGTCATAGCTTGTGGTTGACCTTTAGTATGGCAATCTTGACGTTATTATTAGAAATTTTAGGCTTTGCGGGACCGTACCAACAACGTCTGATGGTTAGTAGCCCGGCCACGACGGCTAATTTGAATTATGCTTTGAGTCATCATTCCGCGATGCACGTGCCATATCCAGATACGGCCAATACCCTTTATCATGCTTTCGGGACTTTTGGTGGGACTGGGATGTTACTGGCCTTAGTCATCGCAATCTATTTACGTGGTCAACAACCCCATTATCGGATTGTCGCTAAGCTGGGCGTGTTACCCGCGTTATTCAATAATAACGGGCCCATCATGACCGGGCTACCAATCTTATATAATCCCATTTATTTGATTCCCTTTGTGTTAGCCCCGGTGGTCAATATGGGGTTAGCGGCCCTAGTCATCGCCGCCAAATGGTTGCCGCCGATGGTCTATCCGGTGCCGATTGGGACGCCCGGACCATTGGTGGCCTTTATTGGCACTAATGGTAACTGGGTCGCCTTAGCGTTGGGCATGATTGATCTAGGCTTGTCGGTGTTAATCTATCTGCCGTTCATGCGTTTGGCAGAAGCAACCATCCAAGCGGCGGAAGTCGAAAGTCGCCGGCGGGAGGTGACTAATCATGAAAGCTAA
- a CDS encoding alpha/beta hydrolase yields MKAKLTQRRLLVVLGIAVLFLAVLVWPAYTWTRSNVASMTGRHDSQLSPVIMIPGSSATQNRFDTLVTRLNKTTQKKHSLIKLTVHTDNRITSSGALRPRDNEPIIVVGFENNKDGYNNIKKQAYWFSLAFKQLAKKYQFNNFKAIGHSNGGLIYTYFLEHYFNRDDITVKRMMTIGSPYNFSEANLSHKTQMLADFIKYREKIPKKLAVYSVAGTENYDTDGLVPARSVEAGKYVYQGQVKHYTEITVTGGDAQHSDLPQNQQIVHLIQEYILNRQSSKQKHLISATDN; encoded by the coding sequence ATGAAAGCTAAATTAACACAACGGCGGCTCTTAGTCGTCCTCGGGATAGCGGTGCTTTTTTTGGCTGTGTTAGTCTGGCCGGCTTACACGTGGACTAGAAGTAACGTGGCGTCGATGACGGGGCGACATGATTCACAGCTCTCACCCGTAATCATGATTCCTGGGAGTAGCGCAACTCAGAATCGATTTGACACCCTCGTGACCCGGCTAAACAAAACGACGCAAAAAAAGCATAGTTTAATTAAGTTAACCGTGCATACCGACAATCGGATTACGTCTTCGGGGGCCTTACGTCCGCGCGATAATGAACCAATTATTGTGGTCGGTTTTGAGAATAATAAAGATGGTTATAATAATATCAAGAAACAAGCTTATTGGTTTTCACTGGCCTTTAAGCAGTTGGCTAAAAAATACCAATTTAATAATTTTAAAGCGATTGGTCATTCCAATGGTGGCTTAATCTATACGTATTTTTTGGAGCATTATTTTAATCGTGATGATATTACGGTGAAACGGATGATGACGATTGGATCACCTTATAACTTCTCGGAAGCCAATTTAAGTCATAAGACACAAATGCTGGCTGATTTTATTAAGTATCGCGAAAAAATACCAAAAAAATTGGCGGTCTATTCAGTTGCGGGCACGGAAAACTACGATACGGATGGCTTAGTCCCTGCGCGTAGTGTTGAGGCTGGCAAGTATGTGTACCAGGGCCAAGTCAAACATTACACGGAAATTACGGTGACGGGTGGCGATGCACAGCATTCAGATTTACCGCAAAATCAGCAAATCGTGCATCTGATTCAAGAATATATTTTGAATCGTCAAAGTAGTAAGCAGAAGCATCTAATCAGTGCGACGGATAATTAA
- a CDS encoding MurR/RpiR family transcriptional regulator: MPRQAPTHRNRVLTLIRSYYPNLSPTDRKIADYIIQDPVKTAAQSISSLAAAVGISTATVSRFVKRINFNSFRDFSRELTAAEPLERTNAEAFQDVEKQTTFKGIAETAFNSIRSSLDQTSQVMTEADLKQAVHLLLGARTIGFYGLGGSAVAALDGYHKFIRTGISCAYNSDYDMQLMQAAQMTTKDVAVVISHTGRNQQTLQLLSTLTSQQVPVIALTSFGNSPLAKASTVAFISVAEEVNYRSEGLTSLIAQMSIIDSLFLMTAVHGNIEMAASLGRVRDAISQTRTEL; encoded by the coding sequence TTGCCTAGACAAGCACCCACACATCGTAATCGGGTTTTGACCTTGATTCGGTCGTATTATCCTAATTTAAGTCCGACGGATCGAAAAATTGCCGATTACATTATTCAGGACCCCGTTAAGACGGCGGCCCAATCAATTTCGAGTTTGGCGGCAGCCGTGGGCATTTCAACGGCCACAGTATCACGGTTCGTCAAACGTATTAACTTTAATAGCTTTCGTGATTTTTCACGTGAATTAACGGCTGCAGAACCGTTAGAACGCACCAATGCCGAAGCGTTTCAAGACGTCGAAAAACAAACGACGTTTAAAGGTATTGCTGAAACTGCGTTTAATAGTATTCGTAGTTCACTCGATCAGACCAGTCAAGTGATGACTGAAGCTGATTTAAAACAAGCGGTGCACTTATTGTTAGGTGCGCGGACGATTGGTTTTTATGGTCTGGGGGGCTCGGCGGTAGCGGCCCTTGATGGCTATCATAAGTTCATCCGTACGGGGATTTCTTGTGCCTATAACAGTGATTATGATATGCAACTGATGCAAGCTGCACAGATGACCACTAAGGATGTTGCAGTGGTTATTTCACATACCGGTCGGAATCAGCAGACCTTACAACTTTTAAGTACGCTGACAAGCCAACAAGTGCCGGTTATTGCTTTAACCAGTTTTGGCAATTCACCATTGGCTAAAGCGAGCACGGTAGCTTTCATTTCAGTCGCCGAAGAAGTGAATTATCGCTCCGAAGGCTTGACTTCGTTGATTGCGCAAATGAGTATTATTGATAGTTTATTTTTGATGACGGCGGTGCACGGAAATATTGAGATGGCGGCTAGTTTGGGCCGTGTCCGGGATGCAATCAGTCAAACACGAACAGAACTCTAG
- a CDS encoding GH25 family lysozyme encodes MAKRQPFKPIYAQTRAAKWRRRLGWWAVLLVILGLIFGGWQWLQLKRSAVVSGFDVRGVAVTQADGYLDFAALQNDGLKFVYLKSTQGASYTDDNFSNNYARILGTSLGVGVYHVFSFSTSGQAQAAYFEKTVNDNIGNLPIGIQVQYYGDYTAKTLATKRVQRQLRQLVLKLTAYYQRQCVIWVTPSLAKTLVKPVIKKTPLWLDTAQTHGRSQRVMFMSYAKRAVYRQSGVSQEFTGLIYNGDESAFQKLIGVGLN; translated from the coding sequence ATGGCAAAACGACAACCTTTTAAACCAATTTATGCCCAGACGCGTGCTGCTAAATGGCGACGACGCTTGGGCTGGTGGGCCGTGTTATTAGTGATATTAGGGCTGATCTTTGGGGGCTGGCAGTGGCTACAATTGAAACGAAGTGCCGTGGTTAGTGGCTTTGATGTCCGTGGCGTGGCCGTCACACAGGCGGATGGGTATTTAGACTTTGCGGCCTTACAAAACGATGGCTTAAAATTTGTTTACCTCAAGTCAACGCAAGGTGCGAGTTATACGGATGATAACTTTTCGAATAATTATGCGCGGATTTTGGGAACGAGTTTAGGTGTCGGCGTGTATCACGTGTTTAGCTTTTCAACCTCGGGACAAGCGCAGGCCGCTTACTTTGAAAAAACAGTTAACGACAATATCGGGAATCTCCCCATCGGGATTCAGGTTCAGTATTATGGTGATTATACGGCGAAGACCCTTGCAACCAAACGGGTGCAACGCCAGTTACGGCAGTTGGTTTTAAAGTTGACGGCCTATTATCAGCGGCAGTGTGTGATTTGGGTCACGCCGAGCTTAGCCAAGACGTTAGTTAAGCCAGTCATCAAAAAAACGCCGTTGTGGTTAGATACGGCGCAGACACATGGTCGCTCACAACGCGTCATGTTTATGAGTTATGCGAAGCGCGCCGTTTATCGTCAAAGTGGTGTTAGTCAAGAATTTACGGGTTTAATTTATAATGGCGATGAGTCAGCATTTCAAAAATTAATTGGCGTTGGTTTGAATTAA
- a CDS encoding DUF4828 domain-containing protein — MKRRGAILFGLSLLAGLSSTLIRKQHPSKTNRGDLAVFYAGTWTYRDEDHHRDHKLEIDPNMIIRIDGRAMPATVESISPSALVLLDKYGFHLEIKANEQRPVTLFDEADNRNYVILSPNQLDKISD, encoded by the coding sequence GTGAAGCGACGTGGCGCCATTTTATTTGGCTTATCCTTACTGGCAGGACTCTCAAGCACCCTCATCCGCAAACAACACCCTTCAAAAACAAACCGTGGCGATTTAGCTGTTTTTTACGCTGGGACTTGGACCTATCGCGATGAAGACCATCACCGGGACCACAAATTAGAGATTGACCCTAATATGATTATCCGGATCGATGGTCGCGCAATGCCGGCAACGGTGGAATCGATTTCACCCAGTGCCCTAGTCTTACTTGATAAATATGGCTTTCATTTAGAAATTAAAGCCAACGAACAACGGCCTGTTACGTTATTTGATGAGGCCGACAATCGTAATTATGTGATTTTATCGCCTAATCAACTTGATAAAATCAGTGACTAA